The Candidatus Oleimmundimicrobium sp. genome segment GTTTTTAAGCATTTAAGGAGGAAATAATGGCTAAAGAAAAATTTCAAAGAACTAAACCACACATGAATATCGGAACCATTGGTCATGTGGACCATGGCAAGACGACGCTTACCGCGGCGATTACCAAATGTCTTCACAGCATCGGATTAAATGTTGAAGAGAGGTCTTTTGATTCTATTGACAACGCTCCGGAGGAGAGAGAAAGAGGTATCACCATTGCTATCTCTCATGTTGAGTATGAGACAAAGAATCGTCACTATGCTCACGTGGACTGCCCGGGTCACGCCGATTACGTAAAGAACATGGTAACCGGTGCCGCTCAGATGGATGGGGCAATTTTAGTTGTATCGGCAGCTGACGGCCCTATGCCTCAAACAAGAGAGCATATTCTTTTAGCAAGACAAGTGGGTGTTCCCTACATCGTAGTATTTCTAAATAAAGTGGATATGGTGGATGACCCCGAACTGATAGAACTTGTTGAGATGGAAGTAAGAGAACTTTTAAGTGAATACGAATTTCCGGGAGACGACACTCCCATAGTTTCTGGTTCAGCTCTTAAAGCTCTTGAATGTGGCTGTGGCAAAGAAACCTGCGAATGGTGCGGAAAAGTTCTTGAACTTATGGATAAAGTGGATGAGTATATCCCGACACCCAAGAGAGATGTAGAC includes the following:
- the tuf gene encoding elongation factor Tu produces the protein MAKEKFQRTKPHMNIGTIGHVDHGKTTLTAAITKCLHSIGLNVEERSFDSIDNAPEERERGITIAISHVEYETKNRHYAHVDCPGHADYVKNMVTGAAQMDGAILVVSAADGPMPQTREHILLARQVGVPYIVVFLNKVDMVDDPELIELVEMEVRELLSEYEFPGDDTPIVSGSALKALECGCGKETCEWCGKVLELMDKVDEYIPTPKRDVDKPFLMSVEDVFTITGRGTVATGRVERGKIKVGEEVEIIGMKDETKKTIVTGVEMFRKLLDEAQAGDNIGALLRGVTRQEIERGQVLAKPGSITPHTKFKAQVYVLTKEEGGRHTPFFNGYRPQFFFRTTDVTGVVTLPQGVEMVMPGDNTEFEVELITPIAMEEGLRFAIREG